One region of Hymenobacter sediminicola genomic DNA includes:
- a CDS encoding DegT/DnrJ/EryC1/StrS family aminotransferase, translated as MATPAFAAAIPIFNTFVHPSAHDRVAEVLTTTFLSEGKLVKEFESRLTSDLGMSNPAALNSGTSALHLAVAVAGIGPGDEVILAPQTFIASAIAIVQEGATPVFADIQYNNGNIDPASIESRITSRTKAIMAVHWGGYPCDLDEIHALARKHNLVVIEDAAHAPGATYKGRAIGSISDYTCFSFQAIKHLTTGDGGALCCPDSAVATEVFRRRWFGIDRAHSPVSEIGERVYDLTDVGYKYHMSDYAAALGLANLEGFQERMSYRRQLVQQYQQGLQNVAGVTLFDHKDDRESAHWLFGFHVDNRLEFIRALKAAGIASSVIHDGIDKNTLFGGKREELVNQRRFDETQIHVPLHDALQPEQVEYIIDTIKKGW; from the coding sequence ATGGCCACACCCGCTTTCGCAGCAGCTATTCCAATTTTCAACACATTTGTGCATCCTTCGGCTCACGATAGGGTGGCAGAGGTGCTTACTACTACGTTCCTGAGTGAGGGTAAGCTGGTAAAGGAGTTCGAATCGCGCCTTACCTCCGACCTCGGAATGTCCAACCCGGCTGCCCTAAACAGCGGCACCAGCGCTCTGCACTTGGCTGTTGCGGTAGCGGGCATCGGGCCCGGCGATGAAGTAATTCTAGCACCGCAGACCTTTATAGCTTCGGCTATTGCTATTGTGCAAGAAGGAGCTACGCCTGTATTCGCCGATATCCAGTACAACAACGGTAATATTGATCCAGCCTCTATTGAGAGCCGGATTACGAGCCGTACCAAGGCCATTATGGCTGTGCATTGGGGGGGATATCCCTGCGACTTAGATGAAATTCATGCGTTGGCCCGCAAGCACAACCTCGTAGTGATTGAAGACGCGGCACACGCGCCTGGCGCAACCTACAAAGGCCGGGCAATTGGCTCCATCTCTGATTACACCTGTTTCTCCTTCCAGGCCATTAAGCACCTGACGACTGGTGATGGTGGTGCTCTGTGCTGCCCAGATTCGGCCGTTGCTACGGAAGTATTTCGCCGCCGCTGGTTTGGTATCGACCGGGCTCATTCGCCGGTTTCTGAGATTGGGGAGCGGGTGTACGATCTTACCGACGTAGGTTACAAGTATCACATGAGTGATTATGCTGCTGCACTAGGACTAGCTAATCTCGAAGGTTTCCAGGAGCGAATGAGCTACCGTCGCCAACTGGTGCAGCAGTATCAGCAGGGACTGCAGAATGTGGCGGGTGTTACGCTATTCGACCATAAAGATGACCGGGAAAGTGCCCATTGGCTGTTCGGGTTCCACGTCGATAACCGGCTGGAATTTATCCGGGCGCTCAAAGCAGCTGGTATTGCCAGCTCGGTCATTCACGACGGCATTGATAAGAATACGCTGTTTGGCGGCAAACGGGAAGAACTGGTAAATCAGCGCCGCTTCGATGAAACGCAGATTCATGTGCCTCTGCACGATGCTTTACAACCAGAGCAGGTAGAGTATATTATTGACACCATCAAGAAGGGCTGGTAA